A genomic segment from Comamonas terrigena NBRC 13299 encodes:
- a CDS encoding metal-dependent hydrolase family protein, translating to MTFPAGSASSLPWRLGPIRALACPCSSAMCQRLHHRVSEDLSRRRFLGGMAAMLAPFALPGTAAAASDDRPLLLTNLRLFDGTGKPVRHGVQVLVQGQRIADLLPAAATVEGARVLDCQGKLVMPGLIDVHWHTMLAGVSQMVAMTADLGYLYLVAAQEAQRTLLRGFTSVRDAGGPAFALQRAIDEGLVAGPRIFPSGAMISQTSGHGDFRLRSDLPRADGAPMSLVENTGVAMIADGEAQVLRRVREQLMLGATQIKMLAGGGVASQYDPLDSTQFTERELRAGVEAASDWNTYVMAHVYTSKGIQRAIRAGVKCIEHGQLADEATVRMMRDEGVWWSLQPFLQDEDSNPYPDPARRASQKQVAEGTVNAYAMAQKYSVHTGWGTNILFNPKNTAGQGRHLAKLTRFYDPLTLLGQATGTNGALLALSGERNPYPGMLGRIAQGAWADLLVADGDPAVNLDFLADPGQHLRVIMKGGQIHKNTL from the coding sequence ATGACGTTTCCCGCCGGTTCCGCCTCTTCTTTGCCCTGGCGCCTGGGCCCCATCCGCGCCTTGGCCTGCCCCTGCAGCAGTGCCATGTGCCAGCGTCTGCACCACCGGGTGAGTGAAGATCTGTCGCGCCGCCGCTTTCTGGGCGGCATGGCGGCCATGCTGGCACCGTTTGCCCTGCCGGGCACGGCTGCGGCTGCCAGCGATGACCGCCCGCTGCTGTTGACGAATCTGCGCCTGTTCGATGGCACGGGCAAGCCGGTGCGCCATGGCGTGCAGGTGCTGGTCCAGGGCCAGAGGATCGCCGATCTGCTGCCCGCCGCCGCCACGGTGGAAGGTGCACGGGTGCTGGATTGCCAGGGCAAGCTGGTCATGCCCGGCCTGATTGATGTGCACTGGCACACCATGCTGGCGGGCGTCTCGCAGATGGTGGCCATGACAGCCGATCTGGGCTATCTGTACCTGGTGGCGGCGCAGGAGGCGCAGCGTACGCTGCTGCGTGGTTTTACCTCGGTGCGCGACGCAGGCGGGCCGGCGTTCGCGCTCCAGCGCGCCATCGATGAAGGCCTGGTGGCTGGGCCGCGCATCTTCCCCAGCGGGGCCATGATTTCGCAAACGTCGGGCCACGGGGATTTCCGCCTGCGCAGTGATCTGCCGCGCGCCGACGGCGCACCGATGAGCCTGGTGGAGAACACCGGCGTGGCCATGATCGCCGACGGCGAAGCGCAGGTGCTGCGCCGTGTGCGCGAGCAGCTGATGCTGGGGGCCACACAGATCAAGATGCTGGCCGGCGGCGGGGTGGCCTCGCAGTACGACCCGCTGGACAGCACGCAGTTCACGGAGCGCGAGCTGCGCGCCGGCGTGGAGGCGGCCAGCGACTGGAACACCTATGTGATGGCGCATGTGTACACCTCCAAGGGCATACAGCGGGCCATCCGCGCCGGGGTGAAATGCATCGAGCACGGGCAGCTGGCCGACGAGGCCACCGTGCGCATGATGCGCGACGAAGGCGTGTGGTGGAGCCTGCAGCCCTTTTTGCAGGACGAGGACAGCAACCCCTATCCCGACCCTGCCCGCCGTGCCAGCCAGAAGCAGGTGGCCGAAGGCACGGTCAACGCCTATGCCATGGCGCAGAAGTACAGTGTGCATACCGGCTGGGGGACGAACATTCTGTTCAACCCCAAGAACACGGCTGGCCAGGGCCGGCATCTGGCCAAGCTGACGCGTTTCTACGATCCGCTGACCCTGCTGGGCCAGGCCACGGGGACCAATGGCGCACTGCTGGCGCTGTCGGGTGAACGCAATCCCTACCCCGGCATGCTGGGCCGCATTGCCCAAGGCGCCTGGGCCGACCTGCTGGTGGCCGATGGCGACCCGGCGGTGAACCTAGACTTTCTGGCCGATCCCGGGCAGCACCTGCGTGTGATCATGAAAGGCGGCCAGATCCACAAGAACACGCTGTAA
- a CDS encoding GGDEF domain-containing protein encodes MTPPDSPANTTDSRLLWGPEAAGDTDYAARWRRRTWQLHGSVVLSHLYALLLFVGHAWAGYAPWQALGWYALWIGAGMGFITWAYASGWSQTRRDPGMFLAHQLIAISGTLGLWMAAPQVAFQAMVMLLAFSADGFLARRRTSFWMTWGCTLVAVAAIVYVLGPQMRMTTDTPAGQLLAVAVMVGGVFRCSLLVTYFRGMQYRLRGAHDQLAGALARIESLARSDELTGVANRRGVMERLQQAQQAVERQGTPLCVALLDIDHFKQINDRYGHDGGDTVLRAFGQLLAAQVRAIDCVGRYGGEEFLLVLPGTTPSQAQVLLERVRQHIAELPWAQLVHADLQVHCTVGLSAYRLGEPTEAVISRADAAMYAGKAAGRNRIVLEDAPALAPAGLPPAGVPEGTAAQRDPASAKVE; translated from the coding sequence ATGACCCCGCCCGATTCTCCTGCGAACACGACGGACAGCCGCCTGCTGTGGGGGCCCGAAGCGGCGGGCGACACCGACTATGCGGCGCGGTGGCGGCGGCGCACCTGGCAGCTGCATGGCTCCGTCGTGCTCAGCCATCTCTATGCGCTGCTGCTGTTCGTCGGCCATGCCTGGGCGGGCTATGCACCCTGGCAGGCGCTGGGCTGGTATGCGCTGTGGATTGGGGCCGGCATGGGCTTCATCACTTGGGCCTACGCCAGTGGCTGGAGCCAGACCCGGCGCGATCCCGGCATGTTTCTGGCGCACCAGCTGATTGCCATCAGCGGCACCCTGGGCCTGTGGATGGCCGCGCCCCAGGTGGCCTTCCAGGCCATGGTCATGCTGCTGGCCTTCAGCGCCGACGGCTTTCTGGCGCGACGGCGCACCAGCTTCTGGATGACCTGGGGCTGCACCCTGGTGGCCGTGGCCGCCATCGTCTACGTCCTGGGCCCGCAGATGCGCATGACCACCGACACCCCCGCCGGCCAGCTGCTGGCTGTGGCGGTGATGGTGGGGGGGGTGTTCCGCTGCAGCCTGCTGGTCACCTATTTTCGCGGCATGCAGTACCGGCTGCGCGGTGCCCATGACCAGCTGGCCGGCGCACTGGCCCGGATCGAAAGCCTGGCCCGCAGCGACGAACTCACCGGCGTGGCCAACCGCCGCGGCGTGATGGAGCGGCTGCAGCAGGCCCAGCAGGCCGTGGAACGCCAGGGCACGCCGCTGTGTGTGGCGCTGCTGGACATCGACCACTTCAAGCAGATCAACGACCGCTACGGCCACGACGGTGGTGACACCGTGCTGCGCGCTTTCGGCCAGTTGCTGGCCGCCCAGGTACGTGCCATCGACTGCGTGGGCCGCTACGGCGGAGAAGAATTTCTGCTGGTGCTGCCCGGCACCACGCCCAGCCAGGCCCAGGTGCTGCTGGAGCGCGTGCGCCAGCACATTGCCGAGCTGCCCTGGGCCCAGCTGGTGCATGCCGACCTGCAGGTGCACTGCACTGTGGGCCTGAGTGCCTACCGCCTCGGCGAACCGACGGAAGCCGTCATCTCCCGGGCCGACGCGGCGATGTATGCCGGCAAGGCAGCCGGGCGCAACCGCATCGTGCTGGAGGATGCACCGGCGCTGGCCCCCGCGGGGTTGCCTCCAGCCGGCGTGCCGGAAGGGACTGCGGCGCAGAGGGACCCAGCTTCAGCGAAAGTGGAGTGA
- a CDS encoding carbon-nitrogen hydrolase family protein: MTRNVTVAVAQTATVLFDTAATVAQAQRLMHEAARQGARVLVFPEAYIGGYPKGADFHIFIGARTPEGRADYQKYYEAAVTLDGPELAALAQTAGELDLTVCVGIIERDGGTLYCTAAYLGRGADGHGTVLGHHRKLMPTALERLVWGYGDGSTLQAIDTPHGKLGAVICWENYMPALRMAMYQQRVALYCAPTADDRDTWVSSMQHVAMEGRCFVLSACQHLRRSQFPMDAMHNRLPAADDTVLMRGGSVIISPAGRILAGPVYGEDALLTAEIDLDEIPRMQMDFDPVGHYARPDVFQLRVHTAAQRAVDLQPGHGQ; encoded by the coding sequence ATGACCCGCAATGTGACCGTCGCCGTGGCACAGACCGCCACCGTGTTGTTCGATACCGCCGCCACCGTGGCCCAGGCCCAGCGCCTGATGCACGAGGCCGCCCGCCAGGGTGCCCGGGTGCTGGTGTTTCCCGAGGCCTATATCGGCGGCTACCCCAAGGGGGCGGACTTCCACATCTTCATCGGCGCCCGCACGCCCGAGGGCCGGGCCGACTACCAGAAGTACTACGAAGCCGCAGTCACGCTGGACGGCCCCGAGCTGGCGGCCCTGGCCCAGACCGCGGGCGAACTGGACCTGACCGTGTGCGTGGGCATCATCGAGCGCGACGGCGGCACGCTGTACTGCACCGCCGCCTACCTGGGCCGCGGCGCGGATGGCCATGGCACGGTGCTGGGCCACCACCGAAAGCTGATGCCCACGGCGCTGGAACGCCTGGTCTGGGGCTATGGCGACGGCTCCACGCTGCAGGCCATCGACACGCCCCACGGCAAGCTGGGTGCGGTGATCTGCTGGGAAAACTACATGCCCGCGCTGCGCATGGCCATGTACCAGCAGCGTGTGGCCCTGTACTGCGCGCCCACCGCGGACGACCGCGACACCTGGGTCAGCAGCATGCAGCACGTCGCCATGGAAGGACGCTGCTTTGTGCTGTCGGCCTGCCAGCACCTGCGCCGCAGCCAGTTCCCCATGGATGCCATGCACAACCGCCTGCCGGCCGCCGACGACACGGTGCTGATGCGCGGCGGCAGCGTGATCATCAGCCCGGCCGGGCGCATCCTGGCCGGACCGGTGTATGGCGAGGACGCCCTGCTGACCGCCGAGATCGATCTGGACGAGATTCCGCGCATGCAGATGGACTTCGACCCGGTGGGCCACTACGCGCGGCCCGATGTCTTCCAGCTGCGCGTGCACACCGCCGCACAGCGCGCCGTGGATCTGCAGCCTGGCCACGGGCAATAA
- a CDS encoding PhzF family phenazine biosynthesis protein: MQLPIHIVDAFTPERFKGNQAAVVPLEAWLPAATLQAIATENNLSETAFLVWSAERSAFEIRWFSPLKEIDFCGHATLASAFVLFAADAALRSITFWAAAVGNVTATQEAEGRIQMTFPRRDARPVEAPPAALIDGLTPRPLAYLVNQQAYVAVYASEADVRQVQPDLDKLTMLGPLDVVVTAPAPAGAPYDFVSRYFWPANGGVEDPVTGSIHAALAPYWAGQLGKNSLVGHQVSLRTGTLFCEVGDTTVQVSGHCARYLSGTITV, translated from the coding sequence ATGCAACTGCCCATCCACATCGTCGACGCCTTCACCCCCGAGCGTTTCAAGGGCAACCAGGCGGCCGTTGTGCCGCTGGAGGCCTGGCTGCCTGCCGCCACACTGCAGGCCATCGCCACCGAGAACAATCTGTCGGAAACCGCCTTCCTGGTCTGGAGCGCCGAACGCTCCGCCTTTGAGATCCGCTGGTTCTCCCCGCTCAAGGAAATCGACTTCTGCGGCCATGCCACGCTGGCCAGTGCATTCGTGCTGTTCGCGGCCGATGCCGCCCTGCGCAGCATCACGTTCTGGGCGGCGGCCGTCGGCAACGTCACGGCCACACAGGAGGCCGAAGGACGCATCCAGATGACCTTCCCCCGCCGGGATGCCCGGCCCGTGGAGGCCCCGCCGGCCGCGCTGATCGACGGACTCACCCCGCGCCCGCTGGCCTACTTGGTCAATCAGCAGGCCTATGTGGCGGTGTATGCCTCGGAAGCCGATGTGCGCCAGGTGCAGCCGGATCTGGACAAGCTCACCATGCTGGGACCGCTGGATGTGGTGGTCACCGCCCCGGCACCAGCCGGCGCACCCTATGACTTTGTCAGCCGCTATTTCTGGCCGGCCAATGGCGGGGTTGAAGATCCAGTCACCGGCTCCATCCACGCGGCACTGGCCCCCTACTGGGCCGGACAACTGGGCAAAAACAGCCTGGTGGGCCACCAGGTCTCGCTGCGCACGGGCACGCTGTTCTGCGAGGTGGGCGACACCACGGTGCAGGTGTCGGGCCACTGTGCCCGCTATCTGAGCGGCACGATCACGGTCTGA
- a CDS encoding response regulator — translation MSAPTLLVADDHPLFRAAVMHVLRERLPQYAIVEAASAATLGAALQAHPEVELVLLDLAMPGARGFSVLLHVRGEYPEIPVVIISSNDHPRVIRRAQQFGAAGFIPKSTPADTMGAALDAVLAGDNWFPPMVAERSEADAALAARLAQLTPQQFRVLLCLADGLLNKQIAHELGLAENTVKVHVTAILKKLECYSRTQAAVLVKSLENDQDM, via the coding sequence ATGTCCGCCCCCACGCTTCTCGTCGCCGACGACCACCCGCTGTTTCGCGCCGCCGTGATGCATGTACTGCGCGAACGCCTGCCGCAGTACGCCATTGTGGAAGCCGCCAGTGCCGCCACCCTGGGCGCCGCGCTGCAGGCCCACCCCGAGGTGGAACTGGTGCTGCTGGACCTGGCCATGCCCGGTGCGCGCGGCTTTTCGGTGCTGCTGCATGTGCGTGGCGAGTACCCGGAGATCCCGGTGGTCATCATCTCCTCCAATGACCACCCCCGTGTCATCCGCCGTGCCCAGCAATTCGGGGCGGCGGGCTTCATCCCCAAATCCACACCGGCCGACACCATGGGTGCGGCACTGGACGCGGTGCTGGCCGGAGACAACTGGTTTCCCCCCATGGTGGCCGAACGCTCCGAGGCCGATGCCGCACTGGCCGCCCGCCTGGCACAGCTCACGCCCCAGCAGTTCCGTGTGCTGCTGTGCCTGGCCGACGGCTTGCTGAACAAGCAGATCGCCCATGAACTGGGCCTGGCCGAGAACACCGTCAAAGTGCATGTGACGGCCATTCTGAAAAAACTGGAATGCTATTCACGCACCCAGGCCGCGGTGCTGGTCAAGAGCCTGGAAAACGACCAGGATATGTGA
- a CDS encoding hybrid sensor histidine kinase/response regulator — protein sequence MCLCMTLAYQLAWQHALRGESENVQRQLGLYAQALAQRIDRYRTLPEVLSLDPELRSALHQALDQPLSPSQVDHLNRKLELANGVSQASTLTLIDLHGKALAASNWRDARSNVGEDYSFRPYVQQALAQGSGRFYGIGMTTGLAGYFLSRAIEDEHGRITGLVAIKILLHELESEWLQVPDTVLASDAHGVVFLASGDDWRYRLLQPLSAADEAELAATRQYANQPLRPLRYKVEEQLDHGGTLARLQEPALPGRTLWHTQLLPASRWQLHLLHNTDASRTTSRWAAAAAGGAWLALCLLWLFVRQRQRITRLRLRSRQELETVLHQHAQELRTAQDGILQAAQQAARTTDTGLSPSLEHLPQGVVIIDADLNLVAWNSRYVELFRYPAELMRVGHPIEDLLRHNARRGLLGSGPMEGAIQRRLQHLRSGKPHLHESAKGDGTVLEIRGNPLPGGGFVTSYADITSYKNAARELRSLADTLEKRIAERTRDLDAAKQEAERANRYKTRFVNAAVHDLLQPLNAARMYTSLLPGHLHDAAGRQVAHSIDQALASQDAILTSLLDIARMESGQLEVHVRDFALNALLEVVQNNFGMQAESEGLTLRCLPTHYVVHSDEALLRRILQNFVSNAIRYTRKGRIVVGCRRVGQQLRIEVHDQGPGIPESLQQEVFEEFRRLDEGHADDRGTGLGLAIVERLGRLLGHEIGLRSQLGKGSVFWVTVPLGDATALAPQPVPSHVQQPDTGPLHGACAWYVEDDPSTRAATCALLQRWGCQLPFAGGAPEALAEAAPGNAPQLVLLDVHLGAFYGPDVYTQLCERWGSAPPVILLTAERDATLRRQAAERGWGFLAKPVRPPALRALMSQTLVRGREGG from the coding sequence ATGTGCCTGTGCATGACCCTGGCCTACCAGCTGGCCTGGCAGCATGCACTGCGCGGTGAAAGTGAAAACGTGCAGCGCCAGCTGGGCCTGTACGCCCAGGCACTGGCCCAGCGCATCGACCGCTACCGCACCCTGCCCGAAGTGCTCTCGCTGGACCCCGAACTGCGCAGCGCCCTGCACCAGGCGTTGGACCAGCCGCTCAGCCCGTCCCAGGTGGACCATCTGAACCGCAAGCTGGAGCTGGCCAACGGCGTCAGCCAGGCCTCCACGCTGACCCTGATCGATCTGCACGGCAAGGCTCTGGCCGCCAGCAACTGGCGCGATGCGCGCAGCAATGTGGGCGAGGACTACAGCTTCCGGCCCTATGTGCAGCAGGCCCTGGCCCAGGGCAGCGGGCGCTTTTACGGCATCGGCATGACCACCGGCCTGGCCGGCTACTTTCTGTCGCGCGCGATCGAAGACGAGCACGGCCGCATCACCGGCCTGGTGGCCATCAAGATCCTGCTGCACGAGCTGGAGAGCGAATGGCTGCAGGTGCCCGACACGGTGCTGGCATCGGATGCGCACGGCGTGGTCTTTCTGGCCAGCGGCGATGACTGGCGCTACCGCCTGCTGCAGCCGCTGAGCGCGGCCGACGAGGCCGAGCTGGCCGCCACCCGCCAGTACGCCAACCAGCCGCTGCGCCCGCTGCGCTACAAGGTGGAGGAGCAGCTGGACCATGGCGGCACCCTGGCCCGGCTGCAGGAGCCGGCACTGCCCGGCCGCACTCTGTGGCACACCCAGCTTCTGCCCGCCAGCCGCTGGCAGCTGCACCTGCTGCACAACACCGATGCCAGTCGCACCACCAGCCGCTGGGCCGCCGCCGCCGCCGGCGGCGCCTGGCTGGCGCTGTGCCTGCTGTGGCTGTTTGTGCGCCAGCGCCAGCGTATCACCCGCCTGCGCCTGCGCAGCCGCCAGGAGCTGGAAACCGTGCTGCACCAGCATGCCCAGGAACTGCGCACCGCCCAGGACGGCATTCTGCAGGCCGCCCAGCAGGCCGCCCGCACCACCGACACCGGCCTCTCCCCCAGCCTGGAGCACCTGCCCCAGGGCGTGGTCATCATCGATGCCGACCTGAACCTGGTGGCCTGGAACTCCCGCTACGTGGAACTGTTCCGCTATCCGGCCGAGCTGATGCGCGTGGGCCATCCCATCGAAGACCTGCTGCGCCACAACGCCCGACGCGGTCTGCTGGGCAGCGGCCCGATGGAAGGTGCCATCCAGCGCCGCCTGCAGCATCTGCGCAGCGGCAAGCCCCATCTGCACGAAAGCGCCAAGGGCGATGGCACGGTGCTGGAGATTCGCGGCAATCCACTGCCCGGCGGCGGCTTTGTCACCAGCTACGCCGACATCACCAGCTACAAGAACGCGGCGCGCGAACTGCGCTCCCTGGCGGACACGCTGGAAAAACGCATTGCCGAGCGCACCCGCGATCTGGATGCCGCCAAGCAGGAGGCCGAGCGCGCCAACCGCTACAAGACCCGTTTTGTGAATGCCGCCGTGCACGACCTGCTGCAGCCGCTGAATGCCGCGCGCATGTACACCAGCCTGCTGCCCGGCCACCTGCACGACGCAGCCGGCCGCCAGGTGGCGCACAGCATCGACCAGGCCCTGGCCTCGCAGGACGCCATCCTCACCAGCCTGCTGGACATTGCGCGCATGGAGTCCGGCCAGCTGGAAGTCCATGTGCGTGACTTCGCGCTGAACGCCCTGCTGGAAGTGGTGCAGAACAACTTCGGCATGCAGGCCGAAAGCGAAGGCCTGACCCTGCGCTGCCTGCCCACGCACTATGTGGTGCACAGCGACGAGGCGCTGCTGCGCCGCATCCTGCAGAACTTTGTCTCCAACGCCATCCGCTACACGCGCAAGGGCCGCATCGTCGTCGGCTGCCGCCGCGTCGGCCAGCAGCTGCGCATCGAGGTGCACGACCAGGGGCCCGGCATTCCCGAGAGCCTGCAGCAGGAGGTGTTCGAGGAATTCCGCCGCCTGGACGAAGGCCACGCCGACGACCGCGGCACCGGCCTGGGCCTGGCCATCGTCGAGCGCCTGGGCCGCCTGCTGGGCCACGAGATCGGCCTGCGCTCCCAGCTGGGCAAGGGCAGCGTGTTCTGGGTCACCGTGCCGCTAGGGGACGCCACCGCGCTGGCCCCGCAGCCCGTGCCCAGCCATGTGCAGCAACCGGACACCGGCCCGCTGCACGGTGCCTGCGCCTGGTATGTGGAAGACGACCCGTCCACCCGCGCCGCCACCTGCGCCCTGCTGCAACGCTGGGGCTGCCAGCTGCCTTTTGCCGGCGGTGCCCCCGAAGCGCTGGCCGAGGCCGCCCCCGGCAATGCCCCCCAGCTGGTGCTGCTGGACGTGCACCTGGGCGCGTTCTACGGCCCGGATGTCTACACCCAGCTGTGCGAACGCTGGGGCAGTGCGCCCCCCGTTATCCTGCTCACCGCCGAGCGCGACGCCACCTTGCGCCGCCAGGCCGCCGAGCGCGGCTGGGGATTTCTGGCCAAGCCGGTCCGGCCGCCGGCGCTGCGGGCATTGATGAGCCAGACCCTGGTCCGGGGGCGGGAAGGCGGATAA